The following coding sequences are from one Macaca nemestrina isolate mMacNem1 chromosome 1, mMacNem.hap1, whole genome shotgun sequence window:
- the LOC105484672 gene encoding V-type proton ATPase subunit G 3: MTSQSQGIHQLLQAEKRAKDKLEEAKKRKGKRLKQAKEEAMVEVDQYRMQRDKEFRLIQSKIMGSQSNLSDEIEEQTLGKIQELNGHYNKHMESVMNQLLSMVCDMKPEIHVNYRATN, from the exons ATGACGAGCCAGTCTCAGGGAATCCACCAGCTTCTTCAGGCAGAAAAACGGGCCAAGGACAAGCTAGAGGAAGCCAAGAAGA GAAAAGGAAAGCGATTGAAGCAAGCCAAGGAGGAAGCAATGGTAGAAGTTGACCAGTACAGAATGCAGAGAGATAAGGAGTTTCGATTAATACAATCTAAG ataATGGGCTCTCAGAGTAATCTCTCAGATGAAATAGAAGAACAAACATTAGGGAAGATACAAGAACTTAATGGACactacaataaacatatggaaaGTGTGATGAACCAGCTCTTGAGTATGGTCTGTGACATGAAACCAGAAATCCATGTGAACTACAGAGCCACCAACTAA